One Myxococcota bacterium genomic region harbors:
- a CDS encoding adenylosuccinate synthase, producing the protein MANVVVVGVQWGDEGKGKVVDQLADRADLVVRFQGGPNAGHTLVVDGETTVLHLVPSGILQPSTLNLIGPGVVVDPDVLLGEIDGLKQKAVPVGRERLRISDRAHVILPVHSALDKAREESRHQLTIGTTGRGIGPAYESRVARTGVRVIDLLEPAALRERLELALYERNFLLEHLYHWPKIDANELFDRAVVWGEKLAPYVDDVGVAIDRAMREGKSVLLEGAQATLLDVDHGTYPFVTSSTTIAGGACAGAGLGPTRIDSVIGVSKAYTTRVGGGPFPTEDDGPAGEHMGRVGKEFGATTGRKRRCGWLDLVVMRYAVRVNGITGLALGKLDILTGLPEVKICVAYRVDGKELREIPASIRTLERCEPIYKTFRGWDESLAAARSLDDLPQAAREYIRWIEDALEVPVDLLGVGPDRDATIARANPFDRPARR; encoded by the coding sequence ATGGCGAACGTCGTCGTCGTCGGGGTGCAGTGGGGCGATGAGGGCAAGGGCAAGGTCGTCGACCAGCTCGCCGATCGCGCCGATCTCGTGGTGCGCTTCCAGGGCGGGCCGAACGCCGGTCACACGCTGGTGGTCGACGGCGAGACCACGGTGCTCCACCTCGTGCCCTCGGGCATCCTGCAGCCTTCGACGCTGAACCTGATCGGCCCTGGCGTGGTCGTCGACCCCGACGTGCTCCTGGGCGAGATCGACGGGCTGAAGCAGAAGGCCGTGCCGGTCGGGCGCGAGAGACTGCGCATCTCCGACCGCGCGCACGTGATCCTGCCCGTTCACTCCGCGCTCGACAAGGCGCGCGAGGAGTCGCGCCACCAGCTCACGATCGGCACGACCGGCCGCGGCATCGGGCCGGCCTACGAGAGCCGGGTCGCGCGCACGGGCGTGCGCGTGATCGACTTGCTCGAGCCGGCGGCGCTGCGCGAGAGACTCGAGCTGGCGCTGTACGAGCGCAACTTCCTGCTCGAGCACCTGTACCACTGGCCCAAGATCGACGCGAACGAGCTGTTCGACCGGGCGGTGGTCTGGGGCGAGAAGCTCGCGCCCTACGTGGACGACGTGGGCGTCGCGATCGACCGCGCCATGCGCGAGGGCAAGTCGGTGCTCTTGGAAGGCGCGCAGGCCACGCTGCTCGACGTCGACCACGGCACCTATCCGTTCGTGACTTCCTCGACCACGATCGCGGGCGGCGCCTGCGCGGGCGCGGGGCTCGGCCCGACGCGCATCGACTCGGTGATCGGAGTCAGCAAGGCCTACACCACGCGCGTGGGCGGCGGCCCGTTCCCCACCGAAGACGACGGCCCCGCCGGCGAGCACATGGGGCGGGTGGGCAAGGAGTTCGGCGCCACCACCGGCCGCAAGCGCCGCTGCGGCTGGCTCGACCTCGTGGTCATGCGCTACGCGGTGCGCGTGAACGGCATCACGGGTCTGGCGCTGGGCAAGCTCGACATCCTGACCGGCCTGCCCGAGGTCAAGATCTGCGTCGCCTACCGCGTCGACGGCAAGGAGCTGCGCGAGATCCCCGCCAGCATCCGCACGCTCGAGCGCTGCGAGCCGATCTACAAGACCTTCCGCGGCTGGGACGAGTCTCTCGCCGCCGCGCGTTCGCTCGACGACCTGCCTCAAGCGGCGCGCGAGTACATCCGATGGATCGAGGACGCGCTCGAAGTCCCCGTGGACCTGCTCGGCGTCGGGCCGGACCGCGACGCGACGATCGCGCGCGCCAACCCGTTCGATCGGCCAGCAAGGCGTTGA